From Paenibacillus sp. GP183, one genomic window encodes:
- the yabG gene encoding sporulation peptidase YabG: MRQGDLVTRKSYGGDLVFKIEQVERLRAVLRGIDYRLMADAPLTDLTAVNSTVVFEHARSVTPQFRESMRRLEQYRVDLQLRNQQAFRDKQKAGSTYFEMPGKVLHVDGDPTYLRKCMQLYGELRVPAEGFYIPEPQMADGLYRLLPQIKPDIVVITGHDGIIKVRKDRDINNLSNYKNSRNFVNAVQMARQYERSRDSLIVVAGACQSHFEALLQAGANFASSPARVLIHALDPLCIAAKVAYTSIKDTISMLDVMDLTVTGLDGLGGVETKGSYRLGIPGMKEAEQHT, from the coding sequence ATGAGGCAAGGTGACCTTGTTACCAGAAAATCCTATGGCGGAGACCTTGTATTTAAAATAGAGCAAGTGGAACGTCTGAGGGCAGTGCTGCGTGGTATCGATTATCGACTGATGGCGGATGCACCCCTGACCGATTTGACAGCTGTCAACTCTACAGTTGTTTTTGAACATGCGAGATCCGTGACACCGCAATTTCGGGAATCCATGCGCAGGCTGGAGCAATATCGGGTTGATCTGCAATTGAGGAATCAGCAAGCTTTTCGAGATAAGCAGAAGGCTGGATCCACGTATTTCGAAATGCCGGGTAAAGTGCTGCATGTGGACGGGGACCCGACTTATTTGCGAAAATGCATGCAGCTTTATGGCGAGCTTAGAGTACCGGCGGAAGGGTTTTATATACCCGAGCCGCAGATGGCGGATGGTCTCTATCGCCTTCTTCCGCAAATTAAGCCCGACATCGTGGTGATTACCGGCCATGACGGCATTATTAAAGTTCGAAAAGACCGGGATATTAATAACTTAAGCAACTATAAGAATTCGCGAAACTTCGTAAATGCTGTACAGATGGCTCGTCAATATGAACGCAGCCGGGACTCGCTTATCGTCGTCGCCGGGGCCTGTCAGTCGCATTTTGAGGCGCTTCTTCAAGCAGGAGCCAATTTCGCCAGTTCGCCTGCCAGAGTTCTGATTCACGCCCTGGATCCGCTTTGCATAGCGGCCAAGGTGGCTTATACGTCCATTAAAGATACAATCTCCATGCTGGATGTGATGGATTTAACCGTCACAGGCTTGGACGGTTTGGGCGGTGTAGAAACCAAAGGGAGCTACCGCTTGGGAATTCCAGGCATGAAGGAAGCTGAACAGCACACATAA
- the rsmA gene encoding 16S rRNA (adenine(1518)-N(6)/adenine(1519)-N(6))-dimethyltransferase RsmA: MNMNPLSKAASEDVATPKNTKNLIQKHGIVLKKSLGQNFLIDQNTLHKIVGAAELSGDKGALEIGPGIGALTQQLAKAAGRVLAVEIDQRLLPILAETLEPYPHATVVHGDVLKLDLPALIRQHFDGMAGVSVVANLPYYITTPIIMKLLEEKLPLENIVVMIQKEVADRMAARPGGKEYGSLSIAVQFYCEAELVAIVPRTVFVPQPNVDSAVIRLRVRKEPPVHVQDEDFFFEVVQASFVQRRKTIYNNLAARFFTKETKPELEALLHSIGIDPIRRGETLSMEEYARLAAALSARN; this comes from the coding sequence ATGAATATGAATCCACTCAGCAAGGCAGCATCTGAAGATGTAGCTACACCCAAAAATACGAAAAACCTGATCCAGAAGCATGGTATCGTGCTCAAGAAAAGCTTGGGTCAAAATTTCCTGATTGACCAGAATACTTTACACAAGATCGTCGGCGCCGCAGAGCTGAGCGGCGACAAGGGTGCGCTGGAGATCGGCCCCGGCATCGGGGCGCTCACCCAGCAGCTGGCCAAGGCCGCGGGGCGCGTCCTGGCGGTCGAGATCGACCAGCGGCTGCTGCCGATTCTGGCCGAGACGCTGGAGCCCTATCCCCATGCCACAGTCGTGCATGGGGATGTGTTAAAGCTGGATCTGCCGGCGCTCATCCGGCAGCATTTTGACGGCATGGCCGGCGTGAGCGTGGTCGCCAACCTGCCGTATTACATCACGACGCCGATCATCATGAAGCTTCTCGAAGAGAAGCTGCCGCTGGAGAACATCGTCGTGATGATCCAAAAAGAAGTGGCCGACCGCATGGCGGCACGTCCTGGGGGCAAGGAATACGGCAGCCTCAGCATTGCCGTTCAGTTTTACTGCGAGGCGGAGCTGGTCGCCATCGTGCCCCGCACCGTCTTCGTGCCGCAGCCGAACGTCGATTCCGCCGTAATCCGGCTGCGCGTGCGCAAAGAGCCGCCTGTGCACGTGCAGGACGAGGACTTCTTCTTTGAAGTCGTCCAGGCCTCCTTTGTGCAGCGGCGCAAAACCATCTACAACAACCTGGCGGCGAGGTTCTTTACCAAAGAGACCAAACCCGAGCTGGAGGCTTTGCTGCACAGCATCGGGATTGATCCGATTCGCCGCGGCGAAACGCTCAGCATGGAGGAATACGCGCGCCTCGCAGCTGCGCTCAGCGCCCGCAATTAG
- the rnmV gene encoding ribonuclease M5, protein MIKEIIVVEGKDDTAAIRRSVEADTIETGGSAIGAAVLQRITLAMQRRGVIIFTDPDHAGERIRKIVAAKVPGCKHAFITRQQAEYNGDIGVENASAETIREALANLKTEYEGAVSELTLADLMKAGLLHHPDAASRRLEVGNTLGIGYCNGKQFFKRCAMFQISREEFEAAVEQLDK, encoded by the coding sequence ATGATTAAAGAAATCATTGTGGTTGAAGGCAAGGATGATACGGCTGCGATTCGAAGGTCGGTCGAAGCGGATACGATAGAAACCGGAGGCTCAGCCATTGGGGCTGCCGTTTTGCAGCGGATCACCCTGGCGATGCAGCGCAGAGGGGTGATTATCTTTACAGACCCTGATCATGCAGGGGAGCGGATTCGTAAAATCGTAGCTGCCAAAGTTCCCGGCTGCAAGCATGCTTTTATCACCCGGCAGCAGGCAGAGTATAATGGCGATATCGGGGTTGAGAATGCATCGGCTGAAACGATACGAGAAGCGCTTGCCAACCTGAAGACCGAGTATGAAGGTGCCGTTTCCGAGCTAACCCTGGCCGATCTTATGAAGGCTGGGCTCCTTCATCATCCCGATGCTGCATCCAGAAGGCTGGAAGTGGGTAACACATTGGGCATCGGGTACTGCAATGGCAAGCAATTTTTCAAACGCTGTGCGATGTTTCAAATATCGCGCGAAGAGTTTGAAGCGGCAGTAGAACAATTGGACAAATGA
- a CDS encoding small, acid-soluble spore protein, alpha/beta type codes for MGRRRRGLMSESFKTELARDLGFYNVVQSSGWEGIRAKDAGNMVKRAIQIAEEHLAKQNQQTMLPQSPVQRRYRP; via the coding sequence ATGGGGCGAAGACGTCGTGGTTTAATGTCGGAGAGCTTTAAAACAGAGCTGGCCAGGGATCTTGGTTTTTACAATGTTGTGCAAAGCAGCGGCTGGGAAGGAATCCGAGCCAAGGATGCCGGGAATATGGTGAAGCGTGCGATTCAAATTGCAGAGGAGCACCTGGCCAAACAAAATCAGCAAACAATGCTCCCACAATCGCCTGTTCAAAGGCGATATCGTCCTTAA
- the ispE gene encoding 4-(cytidine 5'-diphospho)-2-C-methyl-D-erythritol kinase, producing MKVFEKAPAKINLSLDVLHKRDDGYHEVEMVMTMVDLADRIEMQELPRDTIIISSQAGYIPLDEKNLAFQAARLIKDKYDVHQGVYIHLDKKIPVAAGLAGGSSDAAATLRGLIRLWQLDIPEAELQELGAELGSDVPFCISGGTAVARGRGEKLESIGSPPQCWVILAKPPINVSTSEIYGKLVAKEIRQRPATSAILEAIQDKNFEKLCERLGNALEEVTLELYPEVRHLKECMHKLGADGVLMSGSGPTVFGLVSKEAKVPRIYNGLRGFCKDVFAVRMLT from the coding sequence CTGAAGGTTTTTGAGAAAGCGCCTGCGAAAATCAACCTTTCCCTGGATGTTTTACATAAAAGAGATGATGGCTATCATGAGGTGGAAATGGTCATGACGATGGTAGATCTCGCCGATCGCATCGAAATGCAGGAGCTGCCCCGCGATACGATTATTATCTCAAGTCAGGCTGGCTATATCCCGCTGGATGAGAAGAATTTGGCCTTTCAAGCAGCGAGGCTGATTAAAGACAAATACGATGTCCATCAGGGAGTTTATATACATTTGGATAAAAAAATTCCCGTAGCTGCCGGATTAGCTGGAGGGAGCAGTGACGCGGCAGCTACGCTGCGCGGACTAATCCGTCTCTGGCAGCTCGATATCCCTGAAGCGGAGCTGCAAGAGCTGGGAGCCGAGCTGGGATCGGATGTGCCCTTTTGCATTAGCGGAGGAACCGCTGTAGCCCGAGGCCGCGGAGAGAAGCTGGAATCGATCGGTTCTCCGCCTCAATGCTGGGTAATCTTGGCGAAGCCGCCAATCAACGTATCAACCTCAGAAATTTACGGAAAGCTTGTAGCCAAAGAAATTCGGCAGCGGCCTGCCACATCGGCTATTCTGGAAGCCATTCAGGATAAGAATTTTGAGAAGCTCTGTGAACGACTTGGCAATGCGCTGGAGGAAGTTACACTCGAGCTCTATCCGGAGGTTAGGCATTTAAAAGAATGCATGCATAAGCTGGGCGCGGACGGTGTTCTGATGTCCGGGAGCGGCCCTACGGTTTTCGGATTGGTTTCCAAGGAAGCAAAGGTACCGCGGATCTACAACGGGCTGCGCGGTTTTTGCAAAGATGTATTTGCGGTAAGGATGTTAACTTAG
- the veg gene encoding biofilm formation stimulator Veg: MAKNALLEIKRSLEPHVGQKIMLRANGGRRKTIERSGVLEETYPSVFIVKLDEEQHAFKRVSYSYSDILTQSVEVTVCNDDGQVQITYIQH, translated from the coding sequence ATGGCAAAAAATGCGCTATTGGAAATCAAACGCAGTTTGGAACCCCACGTTGGGCAGAAGATCATGTTAAGAGCAAATGGCGGCCGCAGAAAGACGATTGAGCGGTCTGGTGTTTTAGAGGAAACCTACCCTTCCGTGTTCATCGTGAAGCTCGACGAAGAACAACACGCTTTCAAGAGAGTGTCTTACAGCTACTCCGACATTCTTACACAATCGGTGGAAGTTACCGTCTGTAATGATGACGGACAAGTTCAAATTACTTATATTCAACATTAA